One Verrucomicrobiia bacterium genomic window, ACCCGCGTCACAAGCAGAGGCAGGGATAGATGGCCCGCATCGCCGGCGTCGATTTGCCCAAGGATAAACGGGTGGAAATCGGGTTGCGCTATCTGTTCGGCATCGGCCCGACCACCGCGCGGCAGATTTTGAAAAAAACGGGGGTCAACCCGGACACCCGGGTCAACGCCCTCTCGGAAGAGGAGATTGCCAAGCTTCGCGCGGTCATCGAGTCCGAATACAAGGTGGAAGGGGCCTTGCGGGCGGAAATTTCGCAGAACATCAAACGGCTGGTGGACATCGGTTCCTACCGCGGATTGCGCCACCGCCGGGGTCTTCCCGTGCGCGGACAACGAACCAAGACCAATGCCCGCACCCGCAAAGGGCCGCGCAAAACGGTCGGCGGAATGAAAAAACCGCCTCCGGGACCCACGTAAAACGGGGATCAGGGATTAGTAGATTAGGGATTAGTAAAGACAACGACAAGGACAATAGTGGAGTTTAGATGGCGGAAGAGGTAAAAAAGAAACCAAAGAAAAGGCAGCGCCGGATCGAGGGGATTTGCGTGGCCCACGTGAAGGCGACCTTCAACAACACGATCGTCACCATCACCGACCCCTCCGGGGCGGTTTTGTGCGCCTCGTCGGCCGGGAAGAACGGCTTCAAGGGGTCCAAAAAATCGACCCCCTTCGCCGCCCAGGTGGCGGCGGAAGCGGCCGCCCGTGAAGCGCTCGAAGTGGGTGTGAAGAAGGTGGAAGTTTGGGTGAAGGGCCCGGGCGCGGGCCGGGAAGCGGCGATCCGCTCGCTGGCCGCGACCGGTCTGGAAGTCCTGGCCATCAAGGACGTGAGCCCGCTGCCCCACAACGGCTGCCGGCCGCCGAAACGGAGAAGGGTGTAATTTGAACCGAATGAGGGAATTCCAATGGCGCGTTATGTAGGACCTTCCTGCCGCTTCTGCCGCCGGGAAGGGGAGAAACTTTTCTTGAAGGGAACCCGCTGTTTTTCGGACAAGTGCGCCTTTGAGCGGCGCGGCTATTCCCCCGGCGAGCACGGCGCCTCCAAGGGGGGCGGCCGACGCAAGAGTTCGGAATACGGCCAGCAGCTGCGCGAGAAGCAGAAAGTGCGCCGGCTGTACGGCCTTTTGGAAACCCAGTTTCACAATATGTTCGAGCGGGCCGACCGGATGAAGGGGATCACCGGCGAAAATCTTTTGATGCTTCTGGAATGCCGGCTGGACAATGTGGTGTACCGGCTGGGCTTCGCCCCTTCGCGCAAGGCGGCGCGCCAACTGGTGCGCCACCGCCATTTCACCGTCGGCGGAAAGGTGGTGGATATTCCCTCCTATCAGGTGAAACCGAGAGACGTTATCCGGGTGCGGGAGGAAAGCCGCAATCTGGACATTATCCACCAGGCCCTGAAGGAACAGGGGCGGGAGCTGGCGCTTCCCTATCTGCGGCTGGACAAAGCCCGGTTGGAAGGGGAGCTTCTGGATAACCCGAAACGCTCCGAGATTCCGACTTTGTGCTCGGAACAAATGATCGTCGAGCTGTATTCAAAATAAAGAAAGAGGAGAAGCCTTTGATGAAGTGGAAAAGCATACAGATGCCCCGGGGCGTGGAGGCCGCCGAGGCCTCCAAGACGTACGGCCGTTTCGTTCTGGAGCCGTTGGAGCGGGGATTCGGCATCACGCTCGGGAATGCGCTGCGGCGGGTTTTGCTCTCCTCCATTCAGGGATCGGCGATCACCGCCGTACGCTTTGAAGGGGTTTTGCACGAATTCTCCACGATTCCGGGCGTATACCAGGACGTGACGGAAATCTGTTTGAACTTGAAGAAAGTCCGGCTTAAACTGGCGGGCGAAGCGCCCAAAATGATGCATTTGAAAGCGGCTAAAAAAGGGAAACTCACCGCCGCCAACATTGAAACCGGCGGGGACGTCGAAATTTTGAACCCCGACCAGTTCATCTGTGAACTGACCGAGGAGACCAAGTTTTCCGCCGAGCTGGAAGTCGGCTTCGGCCGCGGCTACCTCCCGGCCGAGCAGAACAAGCGCCCCGGTGCGCCGGTCGGCACGATTTTTTTGGATTCCCTTTTCTCCCCCGTGTACAAGGTCAATTACCAGATTGAAAACACCCGGCTGGGACAGCGGGTGGATTACGAGCGTTTGATTATGGAAATCTGGACGGATGGCGGCGTGACGGCGGAGGAGGCCTTGAGCCACGCCGGGCAGATTTTGAACGACCACCTTTCGGTTCTGATAAAAACCGACCGTCCCGTCCAAATGGCGGAGGAAAGCGAGCTGGACGAGGAGACCGCGCGGATGCGCAATCTTTTGAAAACCCGCGTGGAAGAGCTGGAACTTTCGGTCCGTTCGGCCAACTGCCTGCGGGCGGCCGGCATCGAGACGTTGGGGGATTTGGTGCGCCGTTCCGAGCCGGAGATGCTGGAGTTCCGCAATTTCGGCCGCAAGTCCTTGACCGAACTGCACGAGGTTTTGGGGGATTTGGGGCTTTCCTTCGGGATGGATATCTCCCGTTATTTTCCGGAGGGGAATAATTGAAGCACGGCAGAAATTTGCCAAAGCTGGGGCGCAAATCAGCCCACCGGGACGCCATGCTTTCGAACATGGCCGCCAGCTTGATTTTGCATCACCGGATCGTCACCACCAAGCAGAAGGCGCGGGCTTTGGCCCCCTTTGTGGACCGGCTGATTCAA contains:
- the rpsM gene encoding 30S ribosomal protein S13, which translates into the protein MARIAGVDLPKDKRVEIGLRYLFGIGPTTARQILKKTGVNPDTRVNALSEEEIAKLRAVIESEYKVEGALRAEISQNIKRLVDIGSYRGLRHRRGLPVRGQRTKTNARTRKGPRKTVGGMKKPPPGPT
- the rpsK gene encoding 30S ribosomal protein S11 — translated: MAEEVKKKPKKRQRRIEGICVAHVKATFNNTIVTITDPSGAVLCASSAGKNGFKGSKKSTPFAAQVAAEAAAREALEVGVKKVEVWVKGPGAGREAAIRSLAATGLEVLAIKDVSPLPHNGCRPPKRRRV
- the rpsD gene encoding 30S ribosomal protein S4, with the translated sequence MARYVGPSCRFCRREGEKLFLKGTRCFSDKCAFERRGYSPGEHGASKGGGRRKSSEYGQQLREKQKVRRLYGLLETQFHNMFERADRMKGITGENLLMLLECRLDNVVYRLGFAPSRKAARQLVRHRHFTVGGKVVDIPSYQVKPRDVIRVREESRNLDIIHQALKEQGRELALPYLRLDKARLEGELLDNPKRSEIPTLCSEQMIVELYSK
- a CDS encoding DNA-directed RNA polymerase subunit alpha, giving the protein MKWKSIQMPRGVEAAEASKTYGRFVLEPLERGFGITLGNALRRVLLSSIQGSAITAVRFEGVLHEFSTIPGVYQDVTEICLNLKKVRLKLAGEAPKMMHLKAAKKGKLTAANIETGGDVEILNPDQFICELTEETKFSAELEVGFGRGYLPAEQNKRPGAPVGTIFLDSLFSPVYKVNYQIENTRLGQRVDYERLIMEIWTDGGVTAEEALSHAGQILNDHLSVLIKTDRPVQMAEESELDEETARMRNLLKTRVEELELSVRSANCLRAAGIETLGDLVRRSEPEMLEFRNFGRKSLTELHEVLGDLGLSFGMDISRYFPEGNN